One Chrysemys picta bellii isolate R12L10 unplaced genomic scaffold, ASM1138683v2 scaf34, whole genome shotgun sequence genomic window carries:
- the LOC135977772 gene encoding uncharacterized protein LOC135977772, with protein sequence MQSSPAVMAVQSVNRKRAPAWTDREVLDLIAVWGDESVLSELRSKRRNAKIYEKISKDMAERGYSRDATQCRVKIKELRQGYQKTKEANGRSGSHPQTSRFYEALHSILGAAATTTPPVTVDSEDGVVSTAGSSDMLGDVEDEEGDEEGEAVGSAHNADFPDSQDLFITLTEIPYEASPAVTPDTESGEGSATPSVTVSQPSLESHSQRLARIRRRKRRTREDMFSELMACSQAQAAQQTQWRENLTRMHQANMDREERWRQEDQQATQTLLGLLREQTDTLRRLVDVLQERRQEDRAPLQSIYNRPPLPPSPIPTSPKVQRRRGGRVPANSHSTPAESSSSRRLSFPKI encoded by the exons atgcagagctctccagcagtgatggccgtgcagtctgtgaatagaaagagggccccagcatggactgatcgggaagtcttggatctcatcgctgtgtggggcgatgagtccgtgctttccgagctgcgatccaaaagacggaatgcaaagatctacgagaagatctctaaagacatggcagagagaggatacagccgggatgcaacgcagtgccgcgtgaaaatcaaggagctgagacaaggctaccagaagaccaaagaggcaaacggacgctccggatcccatccccagacatcccgtttctatgaggcactgcattccatcctcggtgcggccgccaccactaccccaccagtgaccgtggactctgaggatggggtagtgtccacggccggttcctcggacatgttaggggacgtggaagatgaggaaggagatgaggagggcgaggcagtcggcagcgctcacaacgctgatttccccgacagccaggatctcttcatcacccttacagagatcccctacgaagcgtccccagccgttaccccggacacagaatctggtgaaggatcagcca ccccatctgtgactgtctcacaacctagcctggaatcacactcccagaggctagcgcggattaggcgtaggaagaggaggacacgggaggacatgttctctgagcttatggcctgttcccaagcccaggcagcacagcagacccagtggcgggagaacttgacccgaatgcaccaagccaacatggatcgggaggagaggtggcggcaggaagaccagcaggcgactcaaacgctgcttggactactgagggagcaaacggacacgctccggcgccttgtggatgttctgcaggaacggaggcaggaggacagagccccgctgcagtccatctataaccgccctcccctgccaccaagtcccatacccacctcacccaaagtgcaaagaaggagaggcggcagagtccctgctaactctcactccacccctgcagagagctctagtagcagaaggctctcatttcccaaaatttga